A genome region from Arachis duranensis cultivar V14167 chromosome 6, aradu.V14167.gnm2.J7QH, whole genome shotgun sequence includes the following:
- the LOC107494043 gene encoding zinc finger protein ZAT5-like: MEQQEEEEHVVRSNNNNNNDHMQIMMKGKRTKRQRLPSPLRLAMAMPSSTSSTSSFGLDTPTTTARTEDEDNNDEDMANCLILLAQGGGGRVTRHNNKKESIFNLYDCKTCNRSFPSFQALGGHRASHKKPKILTNSSSVITTEENYNNDPTSTALTLQISNSSMYCRSTTTTKTTTAMETPAPISKTSKVHECSICGAEFTSGQALGGHMRRHRGFLTVSSATAATTTTTTTATSSSISGANADHQETKNNNNNVNKNILKLDLNLPAPEDDHHNRVSKFSFQSKEKVIVFSSAASLVDCHY; this comes from the coding sequence ATGGAGCAGCAGGAGGAAGAGGAACATGTGGTGCGcagcaacaataataacaacaatgatCACATGCAAATTATGATGAAGGGCAAGCGCACCAAGCGTCAGAGGCTACCTTCCCCACTTAGGTTAGCTATGGCCATgccttcttcaacttcttcaaCCTCCTCTTTCGGTTTGGATACCCCAACAACAACCGCAAGAACGGAAGATGAGGATAATAACGACGAAGACATGGCGAATTGCTTGATCCTCCTGGCTCAAGGCGGCGGAGGCCGGGTAACCCGccataataacaaaaaagaaagcaTATTCAACCTTTACGATTGCAAGACTTGTAACCGAAGCTTCCCTTCCTTCCAAGCTTTGGGAGGACACAGAGCCAGCCACAAGAAGCCCAAGATCTTAACAAACAGTAGTAGTGTTATTACTACAGAAGAGAATTACAATAATGACCCTACAAGCACCGCCCTCACCTTGCAAATATCAAACAGCTCCATGTACTGCCgcagcaccaccaccaccaaaacAACAACCGCCATGGAAACCCCTGCTCCTATTTCCAAGACAAGTAAGGTTCATGAATGTTCCATTTGCGGTGCCGAATTCACTTCTGGCCAAGCTTTGGGTGGTCATATGAGGAGGCACAGGGGTTTCTTGACCGTTTCTTCCGCCACAGCCGCaaccacaaccaccaccacTACAGCTACATCATCATCTATTAGTGGTGCTAATGCTGATCATCAAGAGACcaagaacaataataataatgtcaaCAAGAATATTTTGAAGCTGGACCTCAATCTTCCGGCACCGGAAGATGATCATCACAACAGGGTATCAAAGTTCTCGTTCCAGTCCAAAGAGAAAGTTATTGTGTTCTCTTCTGCAGCTTCTCTCGTAGATTGCCATTATTAG